The DNA region CACGTCTTATTTGGCCATATTGTCGAATATGATTGGGCCTTTAAGGATGAAGAATCAGCTAAAGTGATGAGTGTCGCGATGGAAGCTGAAGTGAATCAATATGTGGATGATTTACCAGATACCGTAGTAACTTTAAAATGGGTGAAGCATATTACAGAAGATCGCCTTATCTTACCAAAGGCTGGGACGCTATATTACTATAATGAATTAAAAGCAGTAAAGAATGATCCGAAAAGACAAGGGCACAACCGGACGGAATCAACCTTTAATAAAATGTTAGGTTCTGGTCAAATGGATGATTTATATAGTCAATTAGCAGGCAATTTTGACCCAAATAAAGCAGAAGAACTGCGAATTGATTCAGCCAAGCAATTAAAAGAGGAAATGAAAAATAACCGTACCATGCAGCCTATTACACCTAATAGTCAGCATGCGGACTTATATCGGAAGTTGATGAATGGTTTAATTAAAGATTCTTACAGTCAAATGACTGAAGAATTACGATTAAAATTATCAAGTGAAGTGAAAGTCAGCATCGATCAAATTACTAAGCAACGGGCATTAAACTGGCGAGATGTTATTAAAAGAGGCATGGGTACGTCTTTAGTCCCTTATAAACTGTCTAAAAATCGTATGAATAGACGACAGCCACATCGAGTGGATTTACCAGGTCGTGTTTTAGATACGGCTAGTCGATTAGTGGCATTCTTTGATACCTCAGCTTCACAGAATGAAGAAGCCTTGGCATATTCATTAGGTGAGTTAGCCAATATACAAAAGACTTTACACGCTGAAGTATGGGTAGTCCATGTGGATACGACTGTCCAGTATGCAAAACAGTTATCATTTCAATCTTTAAAAGATATGGAATTTGCTGGACGAGGAGGCACCAGTTTTGCCCCGGCCTATCAATGGCTTCATGACCAAGGTTTTACCAATGAAGATACTGTTGCAGTCTACTTTACAGATGGTTATGGAGATGATGATTTTGAACGGTATGGGTTCACGAATATGTATTGGATTCTAACAGAAACTGAAGTGGGCGACCCATCTCCTTTATCTACGGATGGTGAAGGTAAGGTCTTATACCTGAAAGCTGATGAACGATATAACCGCCATATCTTGCGCCATCATAAAAATGCGCCAATCAATCACCAGCAAAGTGATCATATTTAGGAGAGTTATATGGATACTATAAAAATCAAAAAAGCTTTAGTTAAGGCCCAAATGGGTGACTATACTGCTATGGTGAAAGATATACCATATGCCACATTTGAAAAATTGAATATCCCCTTACAATTTGATTTCAAGAAAATTGATGAAGAAGTTGCTGCTTATATTGTAGCGAATGGCTATTTAGAGATGTTTCCTAGCCAGATGAACCAGTTAAATCTTCTGCAAAAAGGGAATCGCTTTAGGTTAGAAACCGGTATTTCTAGTGAGATGGACGATCAATTTCTGGAAGAATCATGGACTAGATATGAAACAATAAAGCGGACTGCCTTAACTAATGAAAAAAAGGAATCGATGATCAGTCGAACTGGGAGTCAAATTTCTATGTGGGATAAATTAATAGCTAATGATATCCCCGAATTAAAGAAACGCCAAGAAATACTATTAAAAGAATTTGAATAAGCAAGCTAAAAAGGTCAGAAGTGTCGAAAATTCCTGACCTTTTTTATTGCTAAAAGAACTGTATTTATCAATAAGTGATTATTGTTTTTCATGAATTAGATTGAGTAAAATTTCTACAAAAACTGTTGGTAAGGATTGTAAGTCGACGATTGACTTAGCAGAGGTGGTACGACCAGGTAAGACAATTGTATGATTGAAAAAGCGTTTTAATTCAGATCTGGGATTAAGGGTAATCAAGAAAGTGTTTTCTAAAGATGCGCTTGGAATGGCTTCAAGAAAAGCCGTTGCATTGGTATTATTACCCGTTATTGAGAAAAATATTAAAGTAGCATTCTCAGATAGAGTGTTGACATAATGGCCGCCAGTAACGAAATTATCCGAAAACATTGACATTATACCAAGATCTAATAAGCCAAGGGATAAAGCTCTAGCTGGAATTGAAGATAAGTGCATACCAAATATATAATTCATTTCATGGTTTAGTAAAGCCTCTACCAACTTATTTAATTCAGTTTCATCAATCGACTTAAAATCAATGAGTGTGTTTGAAAACTCATTGATATAACGATCAATAAACGAGTGTGCATCTTGTGGCTCGAGTTGACGATTACCTTTCAAATAATGAATAAACTCAAAGCGGAAATCTTTGTAGCCATTATAGCCTAACGTCTGACAGAAACGTAAGACTGCTGAAGTTGAAGTGTCAGCACGGTTTGCTAATTTAGTAATTGTAAATGTTTCAATATGCTGTGGATTGTCTAATATATAAGTAGCTACTTTAGCTTCTGAATTTGAGAAATCCTTTTGGTGTAGATGGATATTATCGATAATCGTCATACTGACCGCTCCTCTATATAATCTCTAACCTATTTTAAGTTCCTTTGACAATTTTGTCAAAAAAATATGATAATTCATTGACAACGCTTTCATTTTAAATTAATATCTAATTAAGATAATATTATCAAGTTTCCGTAACAAAATTATCACGAAAAGGACAATGATTATGGACTATAAAAAATTAGCTAAAGATATTGTTACAAATGTAGGTGGAGAAGATAACATTCAAGTAGTGAATCATTGCATGACCCGACTACGTTTTAATCTAAAGGATAATTCTAAACCTGATAAGAAAGTATTAGAAGGGTTAGAAGGCGTGTTAGGTGTTGTATATGCTGGTGACCAATACATGGTTATATTGGGTCAACATTTACTACCAACCTACGAAGAGATTGTGAATAACTACCATGTTAAAGCTGGGGAAAGTATTGATGAAAACTTAGATGATTTATCAAATACCAAAGAACCTTTAAGTTTTAAAAATGCAGGTGGCCGACTCATTGGTTTTATTTCTTCATCTGTAACGCCATTGATTCCTGGGTTAATTGCAGGTGGGATGTTAAAAGTGGTGTTGCTGCTAGTCGTTACTTTCCTATCTCCTGAGTTTGCTGAGAGCTCCTCTCATCAATTGTTATCAGCGATTGCTGATGCACCATTTTACTTCATGCCGTTGATCGTGGCCTATGGGGCAGCAACGAAACTAGGAGGGACACCAGTTTATTCTATTGTTGCAGCAGCTGCTCTCTTGCACGGCAATTATACTGGTTTAGTGACTGAAGCAGCTACTAATGTCAATTTATTTGGTATTAATGTTCCGCTATTAAGTTATGGTACTTCTTTATTACCGGCCTTATTAATTGCAGTGGTGGCTTACTATGCAGAGAAATACCTCAATAAAATTGTACCTGGTATTTTTAAATCAGTATTTGTTGGTATGGGTACTGTTTTAATTGCTGGTGGATTAGCTTTCGTAGTGCTTGGTCCATTAGGTAATATGCTTGGTCAAGTGATTGCATCAGTATTTATGTTTTTAAGTGGCACTATAGGACCAATTGCAGTTGGATTACTTGCTGCAGCACTACCTTGGATGGTAATGACTGGAATGCATACGGCAATTGCGCCGTTTATGACGCAATTACTTGTAAATCCGGGATACGATGCAATTATTCGTCCAGCTTTCTTACTACATAATATGGCAGAAGGTGGTGCCAACCTTGGTGTCGCAGCTAGAACAAAGAATGCTAAATTACGTAGTGAATGTATTTCATTAGCTATTGGTTGTATTGTTGCAGGTGTTACAGAGCCGGCTATTTACGGGGTTAACTTAAAGTATCGTAAACCGATGTATGGGGTAATGGCTGGTGGTTTTGTTGGTGGTGTGGTTGCAAGTTTATTAGGTGCACGTGTATATATTATGGGATACTCCAACCTTTTAGCCTTGCCTATTTTCCAAGAAACAGTGATGGCGATCGTGATAGGTATTGTAGCAACAATTGTCACTGCAGCAGTTGTAACCTATATGTTAGGGATCGATGAGACAGAGAGTGTTGACCTAGCAGAACCAGTTAAAGCACTTTATCCGGATGATGCTATTGTAGCGATTACAGAAGGCGATTTGCTGCCTTTGACAGAAGTGAATGATGAAACCTTTTCGAAAAAAATGCTAGGAGATGGCGTAGCTTTTAAATTAGATAGTGACTTTATTTGTGCGCCAGCAAATGGTCAATTAACAACCCTTTTCCCAACAGGTCATGCTTTTGGCATTACCACCAAAGAAGGTATTGAATTACTGGTTCATATTGGGATTGATACTGTGAATTTGAAAGGTGAAGGGTTTGATGTACTAGTTGAACAAGGTGAGGAAGTGCGTGCAGGAGAACCAATTGTTCGGGTAGACCGTGAAAAAATTACTGCGGCAGGATATGACCTAACAACTATGTTAATTCTAACCAATGACTTTGATCATGAAATTCAATTAAATAATCAGGGACAAGTGAAAGTCGGGACAAGCTTAAATTAAGAAAGGAAGCATCAAAATATGACAATTTCAAAAAAACTACCGGAAGATTTCCTATGGGGTGGCGCAACGGCAGATTTTCAATTTGAAGGTGGCTATGGTAAAGGTGGACGCGGTATTTTAAGTCATGATTATGAAACGGATGGGAATCAAGAGAATCCAAGACACCATACGATGGTATTGCCGGATGGAACAAAGATTAAACCAAAGAGTTCATTCTTCTTAGCTGAAGAGGTACCGGTTGATGCAAATCCTGTCTTTGAAGATGGGGCATATTATCCTAGTCACCAAGCAGTCGATTTTTACCACCGCTATAAAGAGGATATCGCTTTAATGGCGGGTATGGGCTTTAACGTATTTAGATTTTCTATTTGTTGGAGTCGTATTTATCCAACAGGAGAAGAGAGTGAACCTAATGAAGAAGGTTTAAAATTCTATGATGATGTTATCAATGAAATGGCTAAATACGGAATGGAACCATTAATTACGATTTGTCATGATGAATTACCGATGGATTTGGCCTTGAAGTATAATGGTTGGGCATCAAAAAAAGTTATTGATGCTTATGTGAAATTGTCTACCACCTTATTTGAAAGATATGGAGACCGGTGTCGTTATTGGTTAACCTTTAATGAAATTAACGCTGTGCGTGGTTTTGGTCCGACAGGTGTACGTAAATCAAGTGGTCAAGACCGCTATCAAGCTGCGCATAATATGTTTGTTGCTTCGGCTAAGGTTGTAGAGATTGGTCATAAAATGATGCCAAATAGCCAATTTGGCGCAATGTATGCGATGAGTGAACTTTATGCTGCAACTTGTAAACCTGAAGACGTTTTCCACCAAATGCAACAAAGACGCGAAAACTGGTATTTTATTGATATTATGGGTAGAGGCTACTATCCAAGTTATACAGAAGAATTATGGCAGCGTCATGGATTTGAAGATTTAGATATTACTGAAGAGGAAAAGGAGATTCTATTCCGTGGGCAATTAGATTTTATTTCCTTCTCTTATTATCGTTCTAACACTACTCAAGCAGGTGATGATTGGTTTAATGTTGGTGGCTCACCTAATCCATATCTTGAAACGACACCTTGGGGATGGCCTGTAGACCCATTAGGACTACGATATTGTATGAATTCAATTTATGATCGTATTCAAAAACCTTTATTTATCGTAGAAAATGGTATGGGGGCAATTGATGAGCCGGACGAAAATGATTATGTTGAAGATGACTATCGTATTGCCTATTTAAATGATCATTTAAGCGCTATGGCTGATGCGATTAATATCGATAAAGTCCCTTGCTTAGGCTATACCATGTGGGGACCAATTGATTTAGTTTCTCTATCTACCGGTGAAATGAAAAAACGTTATGGCTTTATCTATGTGGATATGGATGACAAAGGAAATGGTAGCTTAGACCGAACACCAAAGAAATCATATTATTGGATGAAAGATGTGATTGCTTCTAATGGTGAAAAATTAGGGCAGTAGTTGATAAAGTTTACGTCTAATTCCTGCATAAACAGTGTAATAAGAGCTGACTGACTCACTGCTAAGTGTATGTGACCTGTAGTCAGCTTTTTTCTTTCGGTCATCAGTCTTACCTTGCATTTTAAATATCTTTGTCGCAATATGAAGGGTAAGAATACCAAGAGTGAGGGAAAATAGATGGACAACCAGGAAAATCAAAAACCAATTATTTTCGAGCGGAAAAAGTTTCAATATGATGATATTCGGGAGATGCACACCTTATACATAGAAGATTACCCCATTGTCTATATCTTGCATCAAAATAAGACCAGTAAAGCGCGACCCAAAGCCTATATTGGGCAAACTGTTCATGTTCACAACCGGATGCGAGATCATTTAAAAAATAGCCAGCGAAAAGACCTTACTGATGCTTTGTTTATTGGCCACCAAGCTTTTAATCAGTCGGCAACCTTTAATATTGAAACGAACTTGATTAACTATTTTATTGCTGATAATCAATTCTCCCTACAGAATGTTAGTCAAACGGCTAACCTATCGATGCATAATTATTATCAAAAAACCTTATATGACGATGAATTATTCGAGGACCTATGGGAGTCATTACGTCGGGAAGGCTTGGCCAAAGAAACCACGGATAATTTAAAAAATCGTGATATTTATAAATTATCCCCTTTTAAAACCTTATCTGAACCGCAACGAGCTTTAAAAGAAAATATCCTTCACTATTGTAAAAAGGTGATACAAGACATTAAAAATCAAAAAAGTATACAGAAGAAAGTTTATGTGATTCACGGGGAAGCGGGAACGGGTAAAAGTGTGATTTTATCCTCTTTATTTAATACACTACAAGAAGAGGCAAGGCAAAATCATTCTGCATTAGCGGGTACAAGGAATTATTTACTAGTTAACCACACGGAGATGTTGAAAACTTATCGTCAAATTTCAGAATCACTACCTTATTTGAAGAAAAAAGACTTCAATAAACCAACACCTTTTATCAATAGTCAATCAATTGATGAAGCGGATATAGTGTTGATTGATGAAGGGCATTTGCTACTGACACAACCAGATGCCTATAATAATTTTTATGGTGATAACCAACTGGATGCTATTATGGAGAAAGCAAAAGTAGCAGTACTTATTTTTGATGAAAAGCAGTACTTAAAGGTGAAGAGCAAATGGGATAGAGATGATTTAAAAACAATCCTTAGTCAGTATGATGTTGATGAATTTAAACTGACTGACCAATTTCGAATGAATGCTTCACCAGAAGTGTTGAATTGGGTTGATAATTTTGTTGAGAAAAAGATATCACCTTTGCCACCTTCTGATGAGCGTTTTGAATTTAAGATTTTTGATGATTCTGAAGCTTTTAAAGACTATATCTATCAAAAAAATGCTGAAAAAGGTTTATCGCGAATCGTGTCGACATTCGATTATGCCCATAAGAAAAATGGTGATGTCTATCTTGTTGACCAAGCAGGAGTTAATTTGCCTTGGAATACCACTAATAGTAAGGTAACTTGGTCAGAACGACCAGAAACGATTAATGAGGTAGGATCAATTTACACTGTCCAAGGCTTTGATTTAAACTACGTAGGTATCGTACTTGGACCGTCAGTAGATTATGATTTCGAAGCAGGAAAATTAGTGATTGATCCAAGTAAGTATCAAGATACGGGTGGTTATAGTGGGGCGAATCGTTTTTCAACCTATCAGGAAGCAATGATGGCCAAGGAGCAAATCATTCTAAATTCTATTAATGTCTTGATGAAACGGGGCATTTACGGTCTCGCACTTTATGCGGTAAATGATAACTTAAAACGTAAGTTATACGAAATTAAAGAGGAGGCAGGAAAATATGACGTCTAGTATGGAAAAAATTAATCAATTTCGAGATGAGCGGAATTGGCGCCAATTTCATAATGAGAAGGATTTGGCACTTTCAATAAGTTTAGAAGCTGCTGAATTACTGGAAATTTTTCAATGGAAAACAGCTACTGAGGGTGTACAGAACATAGATGATTTGAAGGATGAGATAGCGGATGTGCTGATTTATGCTTATATGTTAGCAGACAATTTAGGTTTTGATATTGATGAAATTATTGAACGTAAATTAATCAAAAATAATGAGAAATATCCTATTGAAAAAAGTCGCAACAATAATTATAAATATACTGAATTATAAAAAAATCGCGTCCCTTAATCTAAATATAGGGACGCGATTTTTGATTAGTTAATTTGTTTTATTGACTGCTTGATTCCCTTTGTATAAGGAAGTAATAGTCCAAATAAGTAGTGCAAGAATAAAAATAATAGTTAAGCCTACCAATATGTAAACAAAAGTGATCTGTTGCGTGCTCGGGTGCTCACCAAAGAAAGCTAGGATTTCATCAGGTAAACCAAGCATATTTAAGATGGTCAAACCAATTACTGAGATCCACCCTAAAATTCTGACAACAGCGGTATTTTTGAAACGCTTGCCCATTTCCGCTTCAGAATCAGTAATCATCAATAAGGGGATGATAGAGAAAGGAAGTGCGAGGGCTAAGAAAACTTGGGAGTTATTCATTAAATTATTTAGCGCAATATGTTCTTCCACGGTTCCTTTTTGACTAGTATACATTACACTTACAACAACAGGGATAATCGCAATCAATCGGGTGATTAACCGTCTTGCCCAAAGGGGTAATTTCATTTCAATAAAGCCTTCCATGATTACTTGCCCTGTTAAAGTCCCTGTAATGGTTGAATTTTGACCCGAAGCCAGTAAAGCGACAGCAAATAGGGTAGCGAGTACGCCCTTACTAGCAAGGTCAGCTAGGACGCTATTAGCCATGAATTGTGGGTTGGATAATGCTTCGTATAAACCAAAAAATGAAGGGTCTTCTACGACACCCGTTTTAAAAACAGCAGCGCCCATAACCAGTAATAGGGCATTGACGATAAATGCTAGACCTAGCTGGATGTTAGAATCCCACATAGTGAAACGAACGGCAGCAGCTATTTTATCTTGATTATTATAATCAATTTTCCGACTTTGTGAAATGGCTGAGTGTAGATATAAGTTGTGAGGCATAACGGTAGCGCCAATAATACCTAATGAACCAGCTAAGGGTGTCATACCATTTATACTGGGACTGGTTGCTAATACATCATTAGTAGGTATAAAACCACTTAGAATAGCAGCCCAACTTGGATTTGATAGCGCAACTTGGTAGACAAAGACGAATAGAATGACAAAAATTAAACAGACGACTATGGCTTCAATCTTCCGAAATCCGATGTGGGCAAGTAATAATAGGAGCAGGACATCAAAGACCGTGATCATAACAGCAATGAGTAAGGGAATATTGAATAAGAGGTACAAGGCAATGGCTGCCCCAATAACTTCTGCAATATCAGTTGCCATAATCGCCAATTCAGTAATGATCCATAAGATAAAAGCTAGTTTTTTACCGGTCCGCAAGCGGATGGCTTGGGCCAAATCTTCTTGGGTGACAATCCCTAGTTTGGCTGCCATATATTGGAGTAGCATGGCCACAAGTGATGATAGTAAAATCACAGACATCAGCATGTATTGAAAATTTTGCCCACCAGTAATGGAAGTTGACCAGTTGCCTGGATCCATATAACCGACGGCAACTAGGGCACCTGGTCCGGAATAGGCTAAGAGTGTCCGCCAAAATCCTTTACCGGTTGGGACTTCAACTGTTCCGTTTATTTCACTTAGTGAAAGATCGCTGATTTTTCTTTTATTTTCTATACTTGATTCTTCTGCCATGGGCTACCGTCTCCTTTGAACATTTCTGTTGCAAATAGAGTATACGCCTATAAAAGGTAAAGGTAAATATAAAAATAAGGGTAACCTAAAATAAATACATAAGAAAACCACAAATGGTTAGGGGATGGCTTGGCTAGCTAAACTTTCTTCACCTATATAGACAAAGGCCATACTCGTACAAGTCGCCAGATATGTGGTAAAATAACAGAGATTAGGAAAAGTGAAGGGATGACCTTTTTGTCACGACCTTATACGTAAAAAGTGAAGTAAAAAAGATAAAGCGAGTGAATTCAAGATGCCTCAAAAAACCAAACAAACGCCAATGATGGAACAATATAATGAAATGAAGGGCCAATATCCGGATGCCTTCTTGTTCTTTCGTCTAGGTGACTTTTATGAAATGTTTAATGACGATGCCTTAAAAGCGGCCCAAATTTTAGAAATTACCTTAACCTCGCGCAATAAAAATGCGGAAGATCCAATCCCTATGTGTGGGATTCCATACCATTCAGCCAGCGAATATATTAAAACCTTGGTCAGCCAAGGTCATAAGGTGGCAATTGCTGAACAATTGGAAGACCCCAAATTAACCAAAGGCATGGTCAAACGTGGTGTTGTTAAAGTCTTGACACCAGGGACCTATATGAATGACAGCATTGGCATGGTTGAAAACAACTACCTTTCTGCCTTAGATTACGTTAATGGCCAATACATTTTATCCTTTTCTGATGTGGGTACTGGGGAGTTAAAAGTGACTACGCTTGACGACTTTAATGCTGTTTTGACAGAATTTGCCCAATTACAATCAAAAGAATTGGTTGTTTCCCAAGCTGTACCAAAAGACCAAGTAGAAGAATTACAACAACTACAATCCTTCACCTTATCACCTTTTGAGTTGACAGCTGAAGCAAGGGCGAAAACAAGAGAAAGTTACAAGCAAATCCTAGCCGACATTCCTGATGACCAGGAATTGAATGGCCTCTTATTACTATTGACTTATGTAAATTCTATGTCCCACCAAGCAATAGACCATTGGCAGGCGGCGACCCACTATGAAGTAGCGCATTACCTCCACATGGACTACTATGCCAAAAGTAATTTGGAATTAACCGAATCAGTTAGAACCAAGAAACGGCAAGGGTCCTTGTTAGCCTTCTTAAATAAAACAGAAACGGCTATGGGCTTTCGTTTACTAAAAAATTGGTTGGATAGACCACTGATTTCCCTACCGGCAATTGAACGGCGTCAATCCCAAATTGAAGATTTGATCGAACATTATTTCCAACGTCTTGAAATTAAAGACCTATTACACGGGGTGTATGACTTAGAGCGGTTAGTGGCAAAAGTAGCCATGGGGAACGTTAACCCTAAAGAATTACTACAATTAAACCAGTCACTAAGTCGGGTCCCAGGAATTATTGACACCGTTGACCAAATTGCAGCGGATAATGAAGATGAAAGTGTATGGGCCAATATCAAAGGGCAAATTACAGCCTTACCAGCATTAACCGATACGATTGCAGGGGCCATCAAGGAAGATGCACCGGCGACTTTAAAAGATGGGAATGTCATTGCGGATGGCTTTAACCCACAATTAGACGAATACCGGGATGCCATGCGTAACGGGCAACAGTGGATTGCTCAATTGCAGGCGGATGAACGGGCCAAAACGGGCATTAAATCCCTTAAAGTTGGCTATAATAAGGTATTTGGTTACTATATCGAAGTGACAAAAGCCAACCTGCATTTACTTGAAGAAGGCCGTTATGACCGCAAGCAGACCTTAACCAACGCAGAACGGTTCATTACACCTGAACTAAAAGAAGTGGAAGCAAGAATTCTTGAAGCGGAAGAACAGTCACAAGTACTTGAACACCAACTTTTCCAAGCAGTACGTGAAGAAGTGAAGCGTCATCAAGTGACTTTGCAGGCGATTGCGAGTACAGTAGCTACTATTGATGTGCTCCAGTCCTTAGCGGAAATTTCAGAAACCCACCAATACGTGAAACCACAATTCATGACCGACAAACGTGACTTGTACTTGAAAGAATCAAGACACCCAGTAGTGGAAGGGGTTATTGGCCAAGATAAATTTGTGCCTAATGATATTGTGATGGATCCTGAAACAAGTATTTTAATGATTACTGGACCCAATATGTCTGGTAAATCCACTTATATGCGACAATTAGGGTTGATTGTTATCCTTGCGCAGATGGGCTGTTTTGTACCAGCTAAAGAAGCCCGCTTACCAATTTTCGATAAAATTTTTACTCGAATTGGCGCAGCAGATGACCTGTTAGCAGGACAATCGACTTTCATGGTGGAGATGATGGAAGCAAACCAAGCTTTACAACATGCAACGGATAATTCTTTATTACTATTTGATGAGTTGGGACGTGGTACCTCAACTTACGATGGTATTGCTTTAGCACAAGCCATCTTGATTTATATCCATGATCATTTCGATGCGAAAGTCCTTTTCTCAACTCATTATCATGAGCTGACAGCCTTAGATGAGCGTTTGCCTCGCTTAGCCAATATTCATGTTGGTGCTAGTGAAGAAGATGGTGAATTAGTCTTTTTACATAAGGTATTTAATGGTGCTACAGACAAATCATATGGTATTCATGTAGCTAAATTGGCTGGTATGCCGGTTGAATTGTTGAAGAATGCCCAAGCAGTTTTACAGGAATTAGAAAATAATAATTTAAATGAAGTGAATAAAGACCAGCAGATGTCCTTATTTGATATGGTGGCCGAGGAAACACCTATAGAATCATCGGATAGTAAGCCAGTGGATACACCTAGTCAAAAAGTGATTGCACAATTGAAGTCTGAAGATATTTATAATTTAACACCGATTCAAGCCTTAAATTTCTTAGCAGAATTGAAGAGCCAGCTATAAAGGATGATGTAAATGGCTATACAAGAATTACCTATTCAAGTTGCCAACCAAATTGCAGCGGGAGAAGTGGTTGAACGACCAGCCTCTGTGGTAAAGGAACTTGTAGAAAATGCGATAGATGCCGGCGCCAGTGAGATTGCAATTCATATTAAGGAAGCTGGTTTGCGGTCGATTCAAGTAATTGATAATGGTAGAGGGATTGCCGCTGACCAGGTTGGATTGGCCTTTAAGCGGCATGCAACTTCAAAAATATATAGTTCAAATGACCTGTTCAGAATACGAACACTTGGTTTTAGAGGGGAAGCTTTGCCTTCTATCGCTTCTGTTTCTGAAGTAACTATGAATACTTCGGATGGGGAATCATCAAGTGAAATTTACTTAAAAGATGGCGGTATTATAGACCAGAAGACATCTGCATTGCGTCGAGGCACATCGGTAATGGTAGAAAATCTTTTCTATAATACGCCCGCTCGTTTGAAATATTTGAAGAGTTTACAAACAGAATTGGCCCATATTACAGACATTATTAACCGTGAAGCGTTAGGACACCCAGACATCCGTTTTAACTATACCCATGACGGGAAAACCTTATTGTCAACAAATGGTAAGGGCCGGGTCAATGAAGTCTTAGCGGCCATTTACGGATTTAGACAGGCCAAAGATATGGTAGCTATTGAAGGCGAAAACTTAGACTTTCACATTTCAGGATACGTGTCCTTACCAGCTGTCACTAGAGCCAGCAAGTCTTATATGTCCCTGTTTGTGAATGGTCGTTTTATCAAAAACTATAAGTTAAACCAGGCCATTTTAAAGGGTTATGGATCCAAA from Aerococcus urinaeequi includes:
- a CDS encoding MurR/RpiR family transcriptional regulator, with the protein product MTIIDNIHLHQKDFSNSEAKVATYILDNPQHIETFTITKLANRADTSTSAVLRFCQTLGYNGYKDFRFEFIHYLKGNRQLEPQDAHSFIDRYINEFSNTLIDFKSIDETELNKLVEALLNHEMNYIFGMHLSSIPARALSLGLLDLGIMSMFSDNFVTGGHYVNTLSENATLIFFSITGNNTNATAFLEAIPSASLENTFLITLNPRSELKRFFNHTIVLPGRTTSAKSIVDLQSLPTVFVEILLNLIHEKQ
- a CDS encoding glycoside hydrolase family 1 protein, with product MSKKLPEDFLWGGATADFQFEGGYGKGGRGILSHDYETDGNQENPRHHTMVLPDGTKIKPKSSFFLAEEVPVDANPVFEDGAYYPSHQAVDFYHRYKEDIALMAGMGFNVFRFSICWSRIYPTGEESEPNEEGLKFYDDVINEMAKYGMEPLITICHDELPMDLALKYNGWASKKVIDAYVKLSTTLFERYGDRCRYWLTFNEINAVRGFGPTGVRKSSGQDRYQAAHNMFVASAKVVEIGHKMMPNSQFGAMYAMSELYAATCKPEDVFHQMQQRRENWYFIDIMGRGYYPSYTEELWQRHGFEDLDITEEEKEILFRGQLDFISFSYYRSNTTQAGDDWFNVGGSPNPYLETTPWGWPVDPLGLRYCMNSIYDRIQKPLFIVENGMGAIDEPDENDYVEDDYRIAYLNDHLSAMADAINIDKVPCLGYTMWGPIDLVSLSTGEMKKRYGFIYVDMDDKGNGSLDRTPKKSYYWMKDVIASNGEKLGQ
- a CDS encoding VWA-like domain-containing protein, whose amino-acid sequence is MSENELFSAFEFENIETTFRKMRIAYITFLNHGQYEDYEKFSDAQNQLLGILTASLMNHQDSQKGARDVLFAGILFHTDREMNGSLAKPITIGFRGLDLVMTINPILFYLYYETPAGMLAAIRQMCYHVLFGHIVEYDWAFKDEESAKVMSVAMEAEVNQYVDDLPDTVVTLKWVKHITEDRLILPKAGTLYYYNELKAVKNDPKRQGHNRTESTFNKMLGSGQMDDLYSQLAGNFDPNKAEELRIDSAKQLKEEMKNNRTMQPITPNSQHADLYRKLMNGLIKDSYSQMTEELRLKLSSEVKVSIDQITKQRALNWRDVIKRGMGTSLVPYKLSKNRMNRRQPHRVDLPGRVLDTASRLVAFFDTSASQNEEALAYSLGELANIQKTLHAEVWVVHVDTTVQYAKQLSFQSLKDMEFAGRGGTSFAPAYQWLHDQGFTNEDTVAVYFTDGYGDDDFERYGFTNMYWILTETEVGDPSPLSTDGEGKVLYLKADERYNRHILRHHKNAPINHQQSDHI
- a CDS encoding glucose PTS transporter subunit IIA, yielding MDYKKLAKDIVTNVGGEDNIQVVNHCMTRLRFNLKDNSKPDKKVLEGLEGVLGVVYAGDQYMVILGQHLLPTYEEIVNNYHVKAGESIDENLDDLSNTKEPLSFKNAGGRLIGFISSSVTPLIPGLIAGGMLKVVLLLVVTFLSPEFAESSSHQLLSAIADAPFYFMPLIVAYGAATKLGGTPVYSIVAAAALLHGNYTGLVTEAATNVNLFGINVPLLSYGTSLLPALLIAVVAYYAEKYLNKIVPGIFKSVFVGMGTVLIAGGLAFVVLGPLGNMLGQVIASVFMFLSGTIGPIAVGLLAAALPWMVMTGMHTAIAPFMTQLLVNPGYDAIIRPAFLLHNMAEGGANLGVAARTKNAKLRSECISLAIGCIVAGVTEPAIYGVNLKYRKPMYGVMAGGFVGGVVASLLGARVYIMGYSNLLALPIFQETVMAIVIGIVATIVTAAVVTYMLGIDETESVDLAEPVKALYPDDAIVAITEGDLLPLTEVNDETFSKKMLGDGVAFKLDSDFICAPANGQLTTLFPTGHAFGITTKEGIELLVHIGIDTVNLKGEGFDVLVEQGEEVRAGEPIVRVDREKITAAGYDLTTMLILTNDFDHEIQLNNQGQVKVGTSLN